The following proteins are encoded in a genomic region of Punica granatum isolate Tunisia-2019 unplaced genomic scaffold, ASM765513v2 Contig00022, whole genome shotgun sequence:
- the LOC116189815 gene encoding putative F-box/LRR-repeat protein At3g18150 isoform X1, producing the protein MVREGANDLMSELPNYLIDHIFSFVPTNDVVKASIWSRSWRHRWWTHVENLEILDLHVAKEADYIVLISFCNFMMRLDEQRPWGKTLQRFSLNLPTHFFHRWVDKWISFAIRNKVKHLCLNLMQTCMLPDFMCNHFELEGLHIAHSSFSYKCPGFDWPCLEKLSLTDVLLSKDTLSKIFLGSPVLQLLKLERCTGLNRIEIEESQGLRELVIDSHRGDAHLEIIAPSLLILRLRGHYGALKLTKVSSVVEAELDFYLPEDCFLSNVFKDVLNKLQHVSTLHICGWCNEQMVSRAGYNCPELSKCKHLIIDSGIDQLDLYGVTSLLARSPHLDKLELRNLQVDHCDRKFSHGKRKWNDAFSDGDMLCRSRKYIFKSLVKYLKKHVKTLVIRWSDAATGQPMTRAFDLGDGGKEMVQSLAQQISSYPGVCP; encoded by the exons ATGGTCAGGGAAGGAGCTAATGATCTAATGAGTGAACTGCCCAATTATCTCATCGACCACATCTTCTCGTTCGTGCCCACGAACGATGTTGTGAAAGCCAGCATCTGGTCGAGGTCATGGCGCCACAGGTGGTGGACCCACGTCGAGAACCTTGAGATCCTTGATCTCCATGTAGCCAAGGAGGCCGATTATATCGTTCTCATTAGTTTCTGCAACTTCATGATGCGGTTGGATGAGCAGCGCCCTTGGGGTAAGACCTTGCAGAGATTCTCTCTCAATCTCCCAACCCACTTCTTCCACCGATGGGTTGACAAGTGGATCAGCTTTGCTATCAGAAATAAGGTCAAGCATCTGTGCCTGAATCTGATGCAAACTTGCATGTTGCCCGATTTCATGTGCAATCACTTTGAACTAGAGGGCCTTCACATTGCACATTCCTCCTTCTCATACAAGTGCCCAGGCTTCGACTGGCCTTGTCTCGAGAAATTATCGCTCACTGATGTGTTGTTGAGCAAGGACACACTctctaaaattttcttagGGAGCCCCGTACTTCAGCTCCTGAAATTGGAACGCTGTACCGGTCTGAACAGGATCGAAATAGAAGAGTCTCAGGGGCTGAGGGAGCTTGTGATAGATTCACACCGGGGCGATGCTCATCTCGAAATCATTGCTCCGAGCTTACTCATACTCCGTCTGCGAGGGCACTATGGGGCGTTAAAGCTGACCAAAGTGTCTTCCGTGGTCGAAGCTGAGCTTGATTTCTACCTCCCGGAGGATTGCTTCTTATCCAATGTATTCAAGGACGTTCTCAACAAGCTGCAGCATGTTTCAACCTTACACATCTGTGGTTGGTGTAATGAG CAGATGGTGTCGCGAGCAGGATACAATTGTCCGGAGTTAAGTAAATGTAAGCACTTAATTATAGACTCCGGGATTGACCAGTTAGATCTTTACGGGGTCACTTCCTTGCTAGCTAGGTCACCTCATCTCGACAAGTTGGAACTTAGAAATCTCCAGGTTGATCATTGTGATCGTAAG TTTAGTCATGGTAAGAGGAAATGGAACGACGCATTCAGTGATGGTGACATGCTCTGTAGATCCCGGAAGTACATATTCAAGAGCCTTGTCAAGTACCTGAAGAAACATGTGAAGACCTTGGTTATCAGGTGGTCGGATGCTGCGACAGGGCAACCAATGACAAGAGCTTTCGATTTGGGGGATGGGGGAAAGGAAATGGTCCAATCACTGGCTCAGCAAATCTCAAGCTATCCAGGAGTTTGTCCCTAA
- the LOC116189815 gene encoding putative F-box/LRR-repeat protein At3g18150 isoform X2: MVREGANDLMSELPNYLIDHIFSFVPTNDVVKASIWSRSWRHRWWTHVENLEILDLHVAKEADYIVLISFCNFMMRLDEQRPWGKTLQRFSLNLPTHFFHRWVDKWISFAIRNKVKHLCLNLMQTCMLPDFMCNHFELEGLHIAHSSFSYKCPGFDWPCLEKLSLTDVLLSKDTLSKIFLGSPVLQLLKLERCTGLNRIEIEESQGLRELVIDSHRGDAHLEIIAPSLLILRLRGHYGALKLTKVSSVVEAELDFYLPEDCFLSNVFKDVLNKLQHVSTLHICGWCNEMVSRAGYNCPELSKCKHLIIDSGIDQLDLYGVTSLLARSPHLDKLELRNLQVDHCDRKFSHGKRKWNDAFSDGDMLCRSRKYIFKSLVKYLKKHVKTLVIRWSDAATGQPMTRAFDLGDGGKEMVQSLAQQISSYPGVCP; encoded by the exons ATGGTCAGGGAAGGAGCTAATGATCTAATGAGTGAACTGCCCAATTATCTCATCGACCACATCTTCTCGTTCGTGCCCACGAACGATGTTGTGAAAGCCAGCATCTGGTCGAGGTCATGGCGCCACAGGTGGTGGACCCACGTCGAGAACCTTGAGATCCTTGATCTCCATGTAGCCAAGGAGGCCGATTATATCGTTCTCATTAGTTTCTGCAACTTCATGATGCGGTTGGATGAGCAGCGCCCTTGGGGTAAGACCTTGCAGAGATTCTCTCTCAATCTCCCAACCCACTTCTTCCACCGATGGGTTGACAAGTGGATCAGCTTTGCTATCAGAAATAAGGTCAAGCATCTGTGCCTGAATCTGATGCAAACTTGCATGTTGCCCGATTTCATGTGCAATCACTTTGAACTAGAGGGCCTTCACATTGCACATTCCTCCTTCTCATACAAGTGCCCAGGCTTCGACTGGCCTTGTCTCGAGAAATTATCGCTCACTGATGTGTTGTTGAGCAAGGACACACTctctaaaattttcttagGGAGCCCCGTACTTCAGCTCCTGAAATTGGAACGCTGTACCGGTCTGAACAGGATCGAAATAGAAGAGTCTCAGGGGCTGAGGGAGCTTGTGATAGATTCACACCGGGGCGATGCTCATCTCGAAATCATTGCTCCGAGCTTACTCATACTCCGTCTGCGAGGGCACTATGGGGCGTTAAAGCTGACCAAAGTGTCTTCCGTGGTCGAAGCTGAGCTTGATTTCTACCTCCCGGAGGATTGCTTCTTATCCAATGTATTCAAGGACGTTCTCAACAAGCTGCAGCATGTTTCAACCTTACACATCTGTGGTTGGTGTAATGAG ATGGTGTCGCGAGCAGGATACAATTGTCCGGAGTTAAGTAAATGTAAGCACTTAATTATAGACTCCGGGATTGACCAGTTAGATCTTTACGGGGTCACTTCCTTGCTAGCTAGGTCACCTCATCTCGACAAGTTGGAACTTAGAAATCTCCAGGTTGATCATTGTGATCGTAAG TTTAGTCATGGTAAGAGGAAATGGAACGACGCATTCAGTGATGGTGACATGCTCTGTAGATCCCGGAAGTACATATTCAAGAGCCTTGTCAAGTACCTGAAGAAACATGTGAAGACCTTGGTTATCAGGTGGTCGGATGCTGCGACAGGGCAACCAATGACAAGAGCTTTCGATTTGGGGGATGGGGGAAAGGAAATGGTCCAATCACTGGCTCAGCAAATCTCAAGCTATCCAGGAGTTTGTCCCTAA